The nucleotide window GGAAAAGTGTGTACTTCCTCCTTTGGGTGGGACACATTTAAAGTTTTCCTTGGTTGTTGCCTGAAGGGAAGGTCTCTGGGTTCCATTGGTGGCACTGCTGGTAACACGCTGAGGTGACTCTCTGGATTTACTTGCAGGTGGTGTACTCAGAGTGTAAGAACTATTTGAAGGGATGTTTAGTTTGTGGAGGGCCTCCTGGGAAAAAGACTGTACCGAAGAGATGCCCTGTTGGGATGGGCATCTTGAAGAGACCCCTTTGCACATAATGTTACTTTTCACACTTTTGCTCACAAGATAAGTAACGTTGGGAGCACACCTGCGGCGAAGTTTGGGTAGGTTGACCCCATACTGCTGCAAGCACAGGGTGGTAGGCATGCTCAGCTTTCTACTTCCCTTGTTCCTTGACCGATTCTCATTGTGTATGTGGTGTTCAGGCAGACAGGTCAATGTGGAAAGTGCAGGCTCACTCATTGCcctcagaggaagaagagaggtgaGAGCACGTGCTGGGGACATGGCAACACCGCCCTGTATGGACTTAACAGGATGGTTAGTGTGGTGACCATGTTTTAGGATTAAATAGGTGGCCATTatgttattaaaatttttcttatgaaTACAGTCACAAATATCTTTGGGACGGTAGCCCATGTCCCACATAGTCACCACAATGCTGGGACTTGGGTTGTTACCGTGTGTTGCTAAGGATGATGGGAGTTTCCAAAATTCTTCCCTGTCCTTGAGCCACTGATGCTGCTTAATGTCACCTATCTTTGGCCTCTGCCCAGGCTCCATAGTCAACAACTGCACAATGAGGTTTGCGATGTTTTCTGAAAGTGTGGCAGGAATGAAGAGAGTGGGACTCAGCATCTCCTCCTTCATGTCTGAATAGGTGTATGCATTGAATGGGAACTGTGCTGTCACAATTGTATATAAAACAACTCCCATGCTCCAGATGTCAACTGCCTTTGCATCATATTCTCTGTCAGTGAATAGCTCTGGAGCACAATATTCAACAGTGCCACAGAACCCTAACACCATCTCTCCATCTGTGACTCTGATGGCCAGGCCAAAGTCACACAGTTTGATGTTCCCTTTGCCATCCAGCAGTATGTTGTCTAGTTTGATGTCCCTGTGAGCAATGCCATTGTTATGGCAGTAGTGAACTGCACA belongs to Meriones unguiculatus strain TT.TT164.6M chromosome 16 unlocalized genomic scaffold, Bangor_MerUng_6.1 Chr16_unordered_Scaffold_43, whole genome shotgun sequence and includes:
- the LOC132651427 gene encoding sperm motility kinase-like; amino-acid sequence: MQLNSKAGEEERMQLHLEASASEEETLTDYYRVLRTLGKGSFAEVKLACHLHTEVQVAVKILKKDNNKTEIEIIKVLEHPNIIKLFHIINTREHTYMVMEHAAHGDLVSHIEKVGCLQEKQAQHIFTQLVCAVHYCHNNGIAHRDIKLDNILLDGKGNIKLCDFGLAIRVTDGEMVLGFCGTVEYCAPELFTDREYDAKAVDIWSMGVVLYTIVTAQFPFNAYTYSDMKEEMLSPTLFIPATLSENIANLIVQLLTMEPGQRPKIGDIKQHQWLKDREEFWKLPSSLATHGNNPSPSIVVTMWDMGYRPKDICDCIHKKNFNNIMATYLILKHGHHTNHPVKSIQGGVAMSPARALTSLLPLRAMSEPALSTLTCLPEHHIHNENRSRNKGSRKLSMPTTLCLQQYGVNLPKLRRRCAPNVTYLVSKSVKSNIMCKGVSSRCPSQQGISSVQSFSQEALHKLNIPSNSSYTLSTPPASKSRESPQRVTSSATNGTQRPSLQATTKENFKCVPPKGGSTHFSRNLSQGWKRVKKRIWNCMQTLCCCLPVSKRSHISQKEVVPRKVEGNRVTYSIGLL